In a single window of the Candidatus Kaiserbacteria bacterium genome:
- a CDS encoding tetratricopeptide repeat protein, giving the protein MLPDEKLPQNDPIASALCGYAQNILVIIFGLLPLLFIPSAAVPFEYTKVFIVIGGLLIALVLYSLSVLRSGVFSVGVSYPLLALWGIVGITFLSSFLSGDFRDSLVGDLFSIHSTAFVAILALIPTVWLLLKSSKAPVMRMYVLLALSTTILVVYHLFRLKFGQEFLSFSIFTSTTSTPVGSWNDLALFLGLTVILSLVALEQIALTKIGRLLFASVTLISLFMLGVINFFMVWLILGLTSLVMVVYSIGKERFSGNQLSFTPSISNFNSTSLTTSLIVFAVSALFVVGGATLGGAISKFTGVSYVEVRPSLEATADIARQVYKDNAFLGIGANKFTDAWRLYKDNSINSTPFWNTDFNAGNGYITTFFVTTGVFGGLAWLLFIVLYLITGIRKLLGATEDSDRMWYFIGLSSFVSAIYIWGMSIVYVPGAVILLLGALCTGVSLSAFSVLDGISPRIFFVGANRRSGFVLTLVVITVIIGSVSVLYVTGRHYSSVYTFMESVISMQQGKSIDELEDRVESAYKLSSSDVFARRIAEFQIARMNALMATKEPTEVQIEQFNNAGILGINAANQAVSIDGQEPSNWSVLANIYSILALVPVEGAQQRALDALAKSRELNPKSPLPYLESALLEARSGNVDIAREYIQQAINLKPNYTEAFFLLSQLEIATGNVEAAIKSSQSVITLEPNNPARYYQLGVLESSRDNIDGAIASFEKAISLDENFANARYLLALAYDQKGRSGEAKQQFEAVLRLNPGNEEVTILLQTIQTEGSLARLRESANQSTKIVNEATPVTDENGVVSTNQTSETDLVKPVNTQPNVENVASTTVQ; this is encoded by the coding sequence ATGCTGCCTGATGAAAAACTACCACAAAATGATCCTATTGCGAGTGCGCTTTGCGGATATGCACAAAATATTCTTGTCATAATCTTTGGTCTATTACCTCTCCTTTTTATTCCTTCCGCGGCTGTGCCGTTCGAGTACACAAAAGTATTTATAGTGATTGGGGGGCTACTCATTGCACTTGTACTGTATAGTCTCTCGGTACTTCGTTCGGGTGTATTTTCAGTTGGTGTGTCATATCCACTTCTTGCGCTTTGGGGTATTGTGGGTATCACATTTTTGTCATCGTTTCTTTCAGGGGATTTCAGAGATTCTTTGGTAGGTGATTTATTTAGTATTCACTCTACAGCATTTGTCGCTATACTCGCACTTATTCCAACCGTGTGGTTATTGTTGAAATCAAGCAAAGCTCCAGTCATGCGTATGTATGTGCTTCTTGCGTTAAGTACAACCATCTTAGTCGTATACCATCTATTTCGTCTCAAATTCGGTCAAGAATTTCTTTCGTTCAGTATCTTTACAAGCACCACATCGACACCGGTAGGAAGCTGGAATGACCTTGCGCTCTTCCTCGGTTTGACGGTTATTCTGTCTCTCGTAGCACTTGAACAAATTGCACTCACAAAGATAGGTCGTCTTCTCTTTGCGAGTGTCACACTCATATCACTCTTCATGCTTGGAGTAATTAATTTTTTCATGGTATGGCTTATTCTTGGCCTCACCAGTCTCGTCATGGTTGTGTACTCAATCGGAAAGGAAAGATTCAGTGGAAATCAACTTTCGTTCACTCCTTCAATATCAAATTTCAACAGCACGTCACTCACGACTTCGCTCATTGTATTTGCCGTATCCGCACTCTTTGTAGTCGGTGGCGCAACACTTGGAGGCGCTATTTCAAAGTTCACGGGTGTTTCGTATGTGGAGGTGCGACCTTCGCTTGAAGCGACTGCAGATATAGCACGTCAGGTATACAAAGATAATGCATTTCTTGGTATCGGTGCCAATAAGTTTACTGATGCATGGCGTTTGTACAAGGATAATAGTATAAATTCGACTCCGTTTTGGAATACTGATTTCAATGCAGGAAATGGTTATATTACAACATTCTTTGTGACAACAGGTGTTTTTGGAGGACTCGCTTGGTTGCTGTTTATAGTTCTATATCTTATTACAGGTATTCGAAAACTTCTTGGTGCTACTGAGGATAGTGACCGCATGTGGTACTTTATCGGTCTATCTTCTTTTGTAAGCGCAATCTATATTTGGGGAATGTCCATAGTCTATGTACCAGGCGCGGTAATCCTCCTCTTGGGAGCGCTCTGCACAGGCGTCTCACTTTCTGCATTTTCAGTATTGGATGGTATTTCACCGCGAATATTCTTTGTAGGTGCAAATCGACGCTCGGGCTTTGTGCTCACACTTGTGGTGATTACCGTCATTATTGGCTCCGTGAGTGTTTTGTATGTAACAGGACGTCATTACTCATCGGTGTATACCTTTATGGAAAGTGTCATTTCAATGCAGCAGGGGAAGAGTATTGATGAACTCGAAGATCGTGTCGAAAGTGCATACAAACTCTCATCAAGCGATGTGTTTGCTCGTCGTATTGCTGAATTTCAGATTGCGCGTATGAATGCACTCATGGCAACTAAAGAACCTACAGAAGTTCAAATTGAACAATTCAACAATGCAGGTATTCTCGGCATTAATGCTGCGAATCAAGCGGTATCCATTGATGGTCAGGAACCGTCAAACTGGTCTGTACTTGCGAATATATATAGTATTTTGGCATTGGTACCCGTGGAGGGCGCACAACAGCGTGCGCTTGATGCACTTGCAAAATCCCGAGAACTTAATCCAAAGAGCCCACTCCCGTACCTCGAATCTGCTCTTTTGGAGGCGCGGTCAGGAAATGTTGACATTGCTCGTGAATACATTCAGCAAGCGATTAACTTAAAACCAAATTATACTGAAGCATTTTTCCTTCTTTCACAGTTAGAGATAGCTACAGGAAATGTTGAGGCTGCAATCAAATCATCACAGTCAGTAATTACACTCGAGCCGAATAACCCTGCACGGTATTACCAACTTGGTGTACTCGAAAGTTCACGTGATAACATTGATGGAGCAATAGCATCTTTTGAAAAAGCTATTTCACTCGATGAAAATTTTGCAAATGCACGATATCTACTCGCTCTTGCCTATGATCAAAAAGGACGTAGTGGCGAGGCAAAACAGCAGTTCGAAGCAGTGTTGCGACTCAATCCAGGAAATGAAGAAGTTACTATACTTTTGCAAACTATACAAACAGAAGGGTCGTTAGCACGACTCCGAGAAAGCGCCAATCAGTCTACAAAAATAGTAAATGAGGCAACACCGGTAACCGATGAAAATGGCGTCGTGAGTACCAATCAGACCAGTGAAACTGATTTGGTAAAACCGGTCAATACACAACCAAATGTGGAAAATGTAGCGTCTACAACAGTACAGTAA
- a CDS encoding DUF192 domain-containing protein produces the protein MRNRIQVLIILILIPLGGLYLYLDGETVTMREFFFAETPVVHFGDLPVRVEIVDSEIERAQGLSGREKIDDRYKGMFFIFPEEDYIGIWMKDMKFSIDIVWIDEDLTVIGIEKNVSPNTYPRVFRPNRPAKYVLETETQYPELIGIHVGQKVRIPLEY, from the coding sequence ATGAGAAATAGAATCCAAGTTTTAATTATTTTAATACTCATACCTCTCGGGGGGTTGTACTTGTATCTTGATGGCGAGACTGTAACGATGCGTGAATTCTTTTTTGCAGAAACACCAGTGGTACATTTTGGAGATTTACCCGTACGTGTGGAAATAGTAGACTCTGAAATTGAGCGTGCGCAAGGACTTTCTGGACGAGAAAAAATCGATGATCGATACAAGGGTATGTTCTTTATTTTTCCTGAAGAAGACTATATTGGTATTTGGATGAAGGATATGAAGTTTTCTATTGATATTGTGTGGATTGACGAAGACCTAACGGTGATTGGTATTGAAAAAAATGTATCTCCCAACACCTATCCCCGTGTATTCCGTCCAAATAGACCAGCAAAATACGTACTTGAAACTGAAACGCAGTACCCGGAGCTCATAGGTATCCATGTCGGGCAGAAGGTACGTATCCCTCTTGAGTATTAG
- a CDS encoding DUF1761 domain-containing protein, giving the protein MFSSINEIAVLVAAILAVAVESIWYSPLLFGSVWKKSIGHTEYTEDISTLHMVRATAYSVVVYAFFFACAVQVMNIMDDNQTFFQGAGLICLLLIGSLILLAHREFRSWRYMAVHGVFIVITFFGGVGVIMYWPW; this is encoded by the coding sequence ATGTTTTCATCTATCAATGAGATTGCAGTACTTGTCGCAGCAATTCTTGCTGTTGCAGTGGAAAGTATCTGGTACTCGCCACTGTTGTTTGGCTCTGTATGGAAAAAGTCTATCGGTCACACAGAGTACACCGAGGATATTTCTACGCTCCACATGGTTCGTGCCACTGCTTACTCTGTCGTGGTATATGCATTCTTCTTTGCATGCGCTGTGCAGGTGATGAACATAATGGATGATAATCAGACTTTTTTCCAAGGTGCTGGGCTCATCTGCTTACTTTTAATTGGATCACTCATACTATTAGCCCATCGTGAATTTCGCTCATGGAGGTATATGGCTGTACACGGGGTATTTATTGTCATCACGTTTTTTGGAGGGGTGGGAGTCATTATGTATTGGCCGTGGTAG